CTACTGAAGAGACATTGGGTGGCTGGATTTTGAAAGCAGACTTCTGGGTAAGTGCCATTGTTTGGGTTTGGGGGATAGCAAAGACTTAGCAGAAGTGCTTTAAGAAGCAATTATCTATACAATGAGCAAGGAAGACACTTAAAAATGCAACTTTAATAGGTATAAATTGAATATAGAGCTTAGGAATACTAGTGGAGAGATAAGGTCAGGCATTATTACCTGGGGTTAAATTAGTTAAGATTTTCCAGGAAGATGAGGTTCTCTATTAGGGtacctatgtatttattttttattttgtactagtatctttttcattaaaagacatttaaatttaattttattttagattaaggGTTACATGTTCAAGTGTGTAACatgaatatattgcataatgatagggtttgggcttctagtgtacccatcacccaggttGTGACCaatgtacccaataggtaatttttcaatcctCATCCCCCTCCCAACCTGCTCCCTTtcggagtccccagtgtctactgtttccatctttatgtccatgagtattCATTGTTtagttctcacttaaaagtgagaacatgcaatatttttctgtgtctgagttatttcatttaggataatgacctccagctctatccatgttgcttcaaagggcatgattttattattttttatggctgcatagtattccatagtgtatatataccaaattttctttttccgaTCCACCAAGGAGGAACACTTAGGtagattccatgactttgctcttgtgaatagtgctacaatgaagaTTTGAGTGAAGCTGTCTTTTTTATATAacgatttcttttcctttgagtagatagcCAGTAGTGGCATTGCGAGGATgattggtagttctatttttagtcctTTGggaaatctccatgctgtttccatagaggttgcactaatttacatttccaccagaaGTGTATAAGTGTGTCCTTTTTTCTGCATCCATGACAacattttttttgactttttaataatagccattctgactggtgtaagatgatatctcattgtggttctgacttgcatttctctggtagttagtgatgttgagcattttctcatacaTTTATTGGcctcttgtatgtcttcttttgaaaactgtctgttagggtcctttgcccactttttaattgggttgtttgttttcttcttcaattttgtttgagttcctcatagattctgggtattaatcctttgtcagatgcacaatttgcaaacattttgtcccactctgtaggttgtctgtttactccattgatgatttcttttgctgtgcagatgctttttagtttaataaagTCCGGTttgttccatttttgtttttgttgcatttgcttttggggtcttagtcataaattctttgtctAGGCCAATGTCAGCTTTTCTTTGTAAACAGGTAAAGTTCTCTATTAGATACTTCAAACAAAAAGAAGATGTTATTCTTGATGCTAACTGCTAGGTCTATCCTCAATTTTGTGCCAATTCTCTGTTCTAAGGCTTTGCCTTAGATTTATGCTGAGGAAAAGATATTTCATTGAGTAAAATTTCAAGCATAGAAGTGTCCATTCTTTTTTGAAGACTTCTATGGGTAGAGACGTTCTCAACAGGCTCATTCTTCccgatgtttttctttttctttttctttcttttttgagacagagtctcattctgtcaccaaggctgaagtacagtggtgctatcttggctcactgcaacctccgcctcccgggttcaagtgattctcctgcctcagtctcctgagtagctgggattacagaagcctaccaccatgcttggataatttttgtatttttagtggagatgaggtttcaccacgttggtcaggctggtctcaaactcctgacctcaggtgatccgcctgccttggccttccaaagtgctgggattacaggcatgagccatcacgcccaaccTCCCATctttttcttacataaaatgAACACATGGAAATAGATTTAAATGTTAACTTCAATAAGGTTAGCTTACTCCTTCCCTGAGATACAGGGAAAGCTAATCCTttattccatttccttttccCTGTCCCTGCCATTCAGGCATTAGTATTGATGGTTGGTATTTAAAAGCAATTAGTTTTTCCCCCTAATATTATTTTAGGTGAAGATTATCTAGGTCCTGAATAAAGAAGTTTGTAAGTATTTAAACTACAAGAATATTTAGCTACTTTATATGTTCTAAACATGAGGGAAAATTAGTTATCTTCAAAACATGAGACTATAATAGTcctcatgattttattttattttattctgactATGGTGATCTCTTCAGAGTCATTTATTTTTCAGCAATGGGAATGACTGGATAATTTGCTATGGTAAGGACATATGTTCCTGGGAAGAATAGTATAATTCTTGTTATAATTTCATATAGCAGTATACTACTAAtctaattaaaaagaaagtttccaattCCCTCCTAGAATCACAGAACATTTAAATATATCTTCTTGCAGGTAATTTTTGCAAATACTAAATGCTGAGTATATACATAGTTTAATTTCTTTACCTTTGCCCAGACCATTTTATTGTACCACTTTTGTGGTTTAATACAGCTAAAGTATGTGCTATAACACTTCGCTTTGTCACAGTCAGAATCACAACACAATCTTACTTATCAAACACTATAAGAAGACAAAAATCTATATATTGCTTTTCTTAAGTTAGGCTAGAACTGATCCTTTtagtagaaaatacaaaatagtaaaatgttttattaattttagacaTGGAAGTACATTATTGTAAGATGTGATCGAGCAGCGTACCAAGGGGCCTTTCAACTTGTTTGGTAGAAGTTTTTGGTTGATTCAATAAATTCAACCAAACTGTTGATTTACTACTTCTGGCAGAAGTGATTTTGCTccccttagaaaaaaaaattgaaaaaagaaaaaaaaagaaagagaaagatgaaatttCACAATTCTATGAAAGATTGTTTTCAGTATATGGCAGACCGCTAGAAAGTGGTCTTTCAAGAAGCAAGAAACAGAACGAGAGGATCAACTTGGAGTTTATTTTCCTTCAATGGGCTTTTGCTAAGGCATTGCTTGGTACAGCATTCTGTACAACCAGCAAGGCAAAAGGAAAATAGCTACATTCTCCTCTCTGTAGGCCCAGTAGTGATTTGGGAAGGTGAGAAAAATGTTAACTAGTATAGAGTTTGTATCATATATGAGAGGAAATAATTTCATAGATTCAAACACAGGAGTAGGTCCTCCATcttctaaaatgaaattaaaacccCTGCACTTAAAGTTGAGAACTTGGTGAAGCTTACATTCTTTATTATGAAATGCATCATAACAATgtattctgtatttctttttcagttataGGTGATGCAACTTGCAAAACAATCCTGAAACATGaaacaagaataataatatttaaatgtaacttAATCATTATACCTCTTTATCCATCAAAGtgaattcattccattccctttcatctgTGCTCATACTTTGCATCAAATATTGGGTTAACCAAAGTGTGtaggaagaaataaatgttttcatagtCATTACTGTTTATAATGGGAGTGCTAAAATTCAAGCACATCTTTTTCAGAAGCTTTGTTAAATCAAGTGGAGTATCCCAGATAGTTCTCACCTTCCTTCTGATTCCATGTTGCTTGACTCTGAATTTCAGAGCACCTCCTATTATTCCAAATATGCCTTTCCTCTGGGCCTGGAATGCCCCAAGTGAATTTTGTCTTGGAAAATTTGATGAGCCACTAGATATGAGCCTCTTCTCTTTAATAGGAAGCCCCCGAATAAATGTCACAGGGCAAGCTGTTACAATATTTTATGTTGATAGACTTGGCTACTATCCTTATATAGATTCAATCACAGGAGTAACTGTGAATGGAGGAATCCCCCAGAAGATTTCCTTACAAGACCATCTGGACAAAGCtaagaaagacattttattttatatgccaGTAGACAATTTGGGAATGGCTGTTATTGACTGGGAAGAATGGAGACCCACTTGGGCAAGAAACTGGAAACCTAAAGATGTTTACAAGAATAGGTCTATTGAGTTGGTTCAGCAACAAAATGTACAACTTAATCTCACAGAGGCCACTGAGAAAGCAAAACAAGAATTTGAAAAGGCAGGGAAGGATTTCATGGTAGAGACTATAAAATTGGGAAAATTACTTCGGCCAAATCACTTGTGGGGTTATTATCTTTTTCCGGATTGTTACAACCATCACTATAAGAAACCCGGTTACAATGGAAGTTGCTTCaatgtagaaataaaaagaaatgatgatcTCAGCTGGTTGTGGAATGAAAGCACTGCCCTTTACCCATCCATTtatttgaacactcagcagtctCCGGTAGCTGCTACACTCTATGTGCGCAATCGAGTTCGGGAAGCCATCAGAGTTTCCAAAATACCTGATGCAAAAAGTCCACTTCCGGTTTTTGTATATGCCCGCATAGTTTTTACTGATCAAGTTTTGAAATTCCTTTCTCAAGTAAGTAAATCACGATATGAGGGCTAGGAAATGAAATTCACAAAAGATGTTGAttgaaatttaatattatttttgaagggAGTGAAATCTAGCTTTTAATATTAGTCAGGAATGTGTACACAAGTAGGTCTACATTATTATATGAATGCAAAACAAGAATACGCTTAATCTTTAATGTAATCTCTATCTCTTAGTAAGCAGGGAGAATTAGGTAGTATAGACAGTGTATgaactcagtttcttttttttttctttcttaggccTGCTCTCTTTTCAATAGAAGTGATTGAAACAATGATAGTATCTTATTTGTTCTATAGTAAGGCAATGGCTGTGTAAGAGAGAGAAATAGTGgggaaatattaaaattattattactggGTCAGCATGCTTAGCTTTTGTGTTACTGTCCTATGTATAgcactttcatttcatttttatctgcTAACTCTTTCTGTCACATTTTCCAGGATGAACTTGTGTATACATTTGGTGAAACTGTTGCTCTGGGTGCTTCTGGAATTGTAATATGGGGAAGCCTCAGTATAATGAGAAGTATGGTAAGTTGAATTGGtagaaaatagatgaaaatatttcTATGTTTAATGTTTTTGGGGATTGTTTTggtattaaataagaaaataagtagtACTATGCTTGGCTTGTAGtaataggtgctcaattaatACTGGCTGAATCAAAATACATTTGTGTGGTGGTTGTAAGGCAGAAAATAGTATACCCATTTTCCAGTGGGGAAATAGAACTTTAGTGAATAATTGAATTTCTCTAGGCTACATGACTATTAAGTAGCAAAAACAGGACTACAATCTCAATTTTATGGCATGGTGTTTTGTGTCAGGAGATAGGTCCTTGTTCCTTTATTCTTGTTTAATTCTCTATATCAGATCTTTATCCCCCACCTCATCAACCTTCTTGACTCAAGAGGAAAGCTGTCGTATGGACATTGCTGAGTTGAAGCtgagttttttcttctttggtggTTGTGGAAATACCAATGATGAACATGCCATGAAGAATGCCAGATGAAGCTCATGGCCCAGGGGTTCTATCTTAGGACCTCAGCAAATAGTCTATACTCTAGTAGTCTAAGAAAGCCTTTGAGAAGCATTATAT
This DNA window, taken from Pongo pygmaeus isolate AG05252 chromosome 6, NHGRI_mPonPyg2-v2.0_pri, whole genome shotgun sequence, encodes the following:
- the SPAM1 gene encoding hyaluronidase PH-20 — encoded protein: MGVLKFKHIFFRSFVKSSGVSQIVLTFLLIPCCLTLNFRAPPIIPNMPFLWAWNAPSEFCLGKFDEPLDMSLFSLIGSPRINVTGQAVTIFYVDRLGYYPYIDSITGVTVNGGIPQKISLQDHLDKAKKDILFYMPVDNLGMAVIDWEEWRPTWARNWKPKDVYKNRSIELVQQQNVQLNLTEATEKAKQEFEKAGKDFMVETIKLGKLLRPNHLWGYYLFPDCYNHHYKKPGYNGSCFNVEIKRNDDLSWLWNESTALYPSIYLNTQQSPVAATLYVRNRVREAIRVSKIPDAKSPLPVFVYARIVFTDQVLKFLSQDELVYTFGETVALGASGIVIWGSLSIMRSMKSCLLLDNYMETILNPYIINVTLAAKMCSQVLCQEQGVCIRKDWNSSDYLHLNPDNFAIQLEKGGKFTVRGKPTLEDLEQFSEKFYCSCYSTLSCKEKADVKDTDAVDVCIADGVCIDAFLKPPMETEESQIFYNASPSTLSATMFIVSILFLIISSVVSL